The genomic segment TGAATTCATGTTTGTCTGAGAAAGTTTGACATTGGACGAGCAAAACATTACACAAATAGATAAGCTTCTGGCAATTTGTAAATACCCCAAAAATATGCcaatttatgttttattcagTAAATATCTGACTCGGTATTATCCGGACCACTTGACCCATTATTGTGCTTATGAATTTTTATCGTACTGCCAAACACTTACTTTTGCAAGTAGGTGGTTCTTCTGACCATTCTCCTTTCCAAAGACAAACAACTTTCTTTGCTCCCCATCTTCGCAACCCAGATTTGCAGTAGAAACTGTTACAAATATACTAATTATCTGTGCTTCAAATATTACTCTAGCCGCCATGATTAAACCGTATCAAAGAACGAAAAATAGTTTTGATAATTCGATTTTTATGAAAAccttacaattttttttaaatataacgaCAAGGCTACCGGCAATGGCCAAAGAAAGCAGAATGTCTTTGTAATTTAACAAGGTAAGTATAGAAGCGCATCATTACCTGAAACTCGACACTGGCATCAGAAACTCTCCCCGCGCAGCGATAAAGTTTGACACACCCCTGATTGTGATTTACGACATGTACTCTGAGACTGCAGAATATcattggatttacatatttatcccggcgATAGgaagtcgataagacgacttaataaTATGGGAAACACGACCTTTCATggggttaccagtccatgtcgggtatgagattagtttgccatttatttgtttcagacgcTTTGACTTGAtgatagaggaagccgtaaccgaccagcggttacgttaaCCCTGGGACGGCAAGAAATTTAGGAATCCTCCCGCACATACCTATCCCCAACAGGTTTCAAACCTGCGAATCAGCGCAGGGTAGACAGAGAGTTATATTATTAGCGTACCTGCAGTAACTTCCATAATTGTTACCATCTGTACAATCGAAAGTTCCTTGATCAGCTGGAAAATCTATCGCCTGGCAAACAACATCTAAAATGTGAAGATAAACATAAACAGAATATCCTAATATGCGGAATTGGGGAACGACGCAAAAATTGTCCGGTATAAATCGCTTTTTATCCAGCCATGAAGCCAGCTTGACTACCTGAAGAGTCAGAGTACATCCACGTTTGAttctgttattattattatcgatTTAACAGCAATTTGTCAGGATATATGGCCGATTTTTGCCGTGCCGATTGCGAGAGAAATTTTCGCCACAAAACTATTtgtcgaaaatatttttacttaaatATGTTTACATTCAGCATCTAATTGTAATACGCCCCTATACATTGTTTGAACAATTAATCGCAGATCATACCCCCCACGACAAAGCAAGTGAACTTGAAATGAACAACTGAACCAGTTTGTAACTCACTGGTCATCGTATCGTCTTTGGCCAAATAAtgtaaatattaaaagtaataactAGTTATCTTACCTTCGCAAGTTGGATGGATATCAGACCAAGTTTTGTCGCCCATGCAAGTCCTTGTTTTCGGGCCTTTAAGTTTTTTGAGAGATTCACAAACAAACCTTGAAAGCAAAGAGAAATACACAAtaattttgacatattttacTTCAACATTTAGCTTTCCGGCCTTGCTATTCATTGAGCACTTTTACATCCTTCACTAGGCCATATACAAACATCTACTGATTACGTAAGAAGATAGTATTTTAATGATCAGATTCTTTCTGGTGAGACAGGAGAAAACCAAAATATTACACCCTGAGTTAGGTGGtgtgtattattttttaaattgtcatTTTCCAACTATTGACGCCAATATAGTTAATACCTCTCTCTAACCCTGGCATGGGcaaaatccggcccgttgggtaattcaatctggcccgcctgatgctgtcaaAACCAAACTAAACCCagattttcatgtttttgccCAAAgaagctcaaggaatttgttgagattacgattaaatttagtattggcacgaggcttattatTTACTAGATGGGCAAAACTTTGCCGACTTCTGCTCTAACTACTAGGCCATGGCGCCCTCATGAAATAGTAAAAATCAGTTGGATTTATTTTAATCCTCAGTTGACAGTGATATACAATATACTCACGTGCATTTATCGAGATAACCATTGCCAGTGCAATGCATAAGTCCTGGCTGTCCATCGAAGTTAAGCTCTGGGCATTTAGCTGCTGTTTAAACATAATTAGGAAAACATAATATTTACTTTTCGAGATAATACTTTTCACAATTGTTCGCCAAAAGCATGCTATGAAGGCATTGGATATTTGAACCAAGGTGGTTTACGCGTTATTAGTCAGTAAAGTAAACATATGGAAAGCATCTTCTGATTATTTCTGTTGGGAAAATTTCTTCTTCGACATTGCggttgataaaaaaatattgcagatgTGATTGTccgtaaaaagttgaaaaatgaaaataaaaaacttctATCGACTAAAAATGTTCTTTTTACAGACTGTGGCAAGAAACCCAAATTATGAAGGAAGTATTTAAACGATAAATATTTGCATAGCAGACATACGTTGACATGCTGGCACTTCTCCATCCCATTCCAAACTATCTTGGCATGTCAACGTAAGGCTTTTGCTCCCATCGCCATAAATGAATCCAGGCTTGCAAGATATACTGAAAATGTAATACTTTAACATTCTGACAAGAGTTTCAACATGCTTTGTACTGGACAAAAACACACACTAGAAGACCTCTGTTTACGTCAATGTTAACACTACTTGAGGTTAGATGAATGTTGATAATGCTATGTTAGTTTCACTTCTGTGTCCTctttatatataacaaaaacaatCCGAGGCTTTTCCTTATTTGAATATAATGACGGTCGTTATCATAAATCAGTTCAAAATGTTACGAACATTTTATGGTAAAATACCCCAAAAATTAGCCATATCGTAGGAGAAATTTGATGATGATGTTGATAAACTTTTTTGTAATGGAGtcaaaaagaataataaaaaaaatgtttttagcTTTTACGTGCAAGTGCTGGAGAAATCTGTGCAGTCCATCTCTTGAGTCTCCCCATCTATTTCGAGAGGAAGACATTCTAGTTCTGTGAACGAATAAAGAAAATTAGTTTCACATcgtttgattttaaataaaattacgtACGCAAAAAACTGCAATTCCGCTCATATTCAATATGATAAAAACATCGGGCACTGATTACAAGTATAGCATGTTGTTACACTAATTTCATTATCGCTTGTTACGGGCAGGAAGTTGAAGGTCAGTACGTTCGCAGATACTATCACAAGATACTATTAACAAGATAATTATGACCTAGATGCGTTACTGCGTTTGATGCGGTACCATGCATTTACTGTTACGTGCAACTTTGTAAAAAAGATATAATATGATCGAAAACTACAGAATTAAATTCGTTGCCCCATTCATTACTTATTAAAAGAAGTATAATTGTTGCTATTCAGCCATATCTCATGTTACCGGTGTTATAAATTttaaagatttgaaaaatgattGGTGGCGTTTTTTAGACCACACCTAGCGCACATGAGCGTAGTTTTGCGCCAACTAAGTTTGCGAGAAAGTTATTCTTATTCGCAAAGAAACATTTGCCCATATTTTTTCCGCAAAAATATTCTTGTGCAATGCTTTTTTGCAAGTTAAGTGCTTGTTTATAAACCTCAACAGTAATGTATGGTCAGTTAGAAAACAATTCCATCATATTACTCGTTAATATCGACCTGACCTTTGACTTTTAATATTCCCTTTGATTAGAAGCAAAAAAGCTCAAATTAAAACTTGCCATTTGTTTCACAAATAACGCCTTTCGCAATTCCTGTACTCCCTGAAAACGTTCTCAAGCCATCAGATAAGAAAGTTGGATAATTGGTAAACTGAATTACCGTTCTGGTACGCGGCGCAGATGCGGAAGACGACGGCTCAGATGCCACCCAAACAGCCGCGTGCAAATTTGAGTTTGATTCGTCGTAGTTCTTCAATAACTGATTCTGTTAAAAGACAGGTCAAACAAATTACTTTTTAAACAATCATGTTGAATTGGCACAATTTTAGAAAGATCTGACTTATAAGTGCTAATGGATTTTAGTTAAAAgtgtaagtttatttcgactccataatcaacATAACAggtgataaaataaatgataaaacaaatgaaaaaaaaatgattatagtATTAAGAGAgcaaacaaaatctaaaatacgGTTCAATTAAgtacaaaattcaaataaaaatgtgtcGAAACGAAGAAGTGgcacgtgtttactcacctaaatataataaattaaaacacaCACATTCACACGAAGATACATCACAGAGttataacaaaatgaaaaaaaaataagagcAACTTCAATAAATTAATTGGGATATAGAAAAAATAAGACGAACATTTTCTGCCACGCCATAATAATAGTTTTTTAACGGTTTCTCAACTGAATATCGAttttgtgaacaaaattgaaTAGTAGAGAATATTAATCAATTTATAATTTggttttaaaaacataataaattaaatatttgtttatacaAGTATATATGAGATTCCATGAACTATTCTGTTTCTCTCTGAAATGTGATAgcgttttttttctttttatccagTATTTTACTGGTTAAGTGCCTTGTACgaagaaaaaaaatctaaaagcAAACATTGTTGCCATCGAAGATTACACATCTCgtgttcaaatcccatgcgcCCCCTTCACACAGGGTGAAATAAATAAGGAAATGCCGAAGCGATTCCGGTCCTTCCAAATATATAGTAGTGTTAGACTCCTAGAGGCACAAGTaagtaaaattttcaaaaatataatattaataatcctTACATCCGGATCGAACTTCATTCCTAGATGCACAATGTACCAATTCAACCCTTCTGGAATTAATGACCTGCCATAGACTATAACTGAGTCGAAATGGTTCATATCGTATATATTTGCCGGTGTAGAAGTAAATTCACTGCACTTATCTTCTGACTGTATTGCGTTTAATGTCTCGAGAATAATCCAAAAGCATTTTTTGTTGCGTATGATTCCGCCGGCCACTCGACAAGGATGCTCAGCTCCTATTATCAAATATGATTATATATAACGTAAAAAATTACGCAATCTTAAATTTATTAGTAATGCCAAAATTATAGTCCAATTACAACTGTAAAaacataattgaaaaaaaaaacgaatgaaAAACGTCTCCTGAATAAAAGTATTATgaagatataaaatatattagctTCCTATATGCAACTGcacataatataaattataagtAATTGGTCAATATGAAGTTTATCCTACGATCCTTTAGGTATGaattcttaaatattatttgccATGTTCATGCTTATCACAGACAATCGGTAAAATATAATACAAGCGATGTGAAATGTGTACTTACTTATGACTGGACATGTGAAAAATCCGAACAACAGAACCAAACAAACGCCCCGGTACTTCATCGTGTGTCGTCCAAAGTGTTGAGGAAGTATAGAAAGCTATTACCACCGTAATGGTAAATATAGTCGGGTTGTTTCCTCAGGGCAGTTTTGAGATATCAGTGGCGATATCTCCCTTTATTGCGAGTTAATTAGTAGTTTATCAACTTCACGTCTACTGACTATAATTTGAGTAGCGCTTAGTACAAATATGACGACATCGCATCTTGCGCGAATAATGAAACATCCGCGACTATTGTAAATTTATAAATACAGGGCAATAATGGTACATCTTTGTTAAAGACTGATCAAGCGCTAATTCAAAACCACTAAAATCGGATATATCGTGATATGTATGGAAAAACCTAATCGTTTTATGTTCGCATTGCCTGCGGTGCCAGTAGAGCAAGTCAAACACTTGACCGATAGGCCATTTTACCTCTCCTAAATCTACAGTATCTCTATACCTACATCTTTCAGATATAATGTCTAATTTATATCTATATTGctaatattgaataatattgttAATACCCTGAGTGTTTGTATAATATTCCAAAAGCCTAACTAAGATGATTTGGTCGCATACAGCTTGAATTTGATAGATTCCCTGATGTTTTTTTTCTGAGGGCATCCAGGCTCGCATGACACTACATTAAATTCATAGCTATATATTGGGAACTCATGTTGCTGAACCTTTGTTGATACGCATGCTGATTACAGCTGGCATTTCGATTTGAATTGAATCGAATAGCTTATTATTCGAATGGGTTCACAAGAAAATTCGAAACGCCAccagatttttttttgtccgACAAGGGTCGAAGTGAATGCCTCAATACTTTTCATTAAAgtcatgtttttaaaatataatttcgaCATACAACTCTTTTCATTCTAGAGAGTTATTGATGAGGCATATTTCTTTGATATGTGTGAACACCCAGCGAACTGTCTGAGTAATGGATTCTATTTTGAGTAATTTCTCTAGGAGCCATTACATTAAACAAATCAAATACAATTACATTAtgttccaagtattcgagattcaattagatttaaaataaaacatattcaattttattatggaATCATCCGGTAGGAACTACCGTACTATTTATTTGGAAGGACTGGAATCTTTCTGGTTCGGCTGGTATAGTGTATGTGTATTGTATCTTACGGCTTTGCCTTCCCGATTTATTTCACCCTCTGCAAGGTGGATTGTGTGGGATTTGAACTCGAGATGTGTAAATCCGCGATGCTAAAATGGTTAAGTCTACATACCGTTGTACTGGTATAGTGTATGTGTAGTGTATCTTACAaggctgccataacgtccttatttctaagatttgtcttTATTTTGAAGGTTTCgtcttagaaaatatttttgtcctcaTTTCTAAAAAACGTCCCtattttgacatgtgtccttatttttgtccttatttta from the Styela clava chromosome 5, kaStyClav1.hap1.2, whole genome shotgun sequence genome contains:
- the LOC120344408 gene encoding E-selectin-like isoform X3, translated to MKYRGVCLVLLFGFFTCPVIRAEHPCRVAGGIIRNKKCFWIILETLNAIQSEDKCSEFTSTPANIYDMNHFDSVIVYGRSLIPEGLNWYIVHLGMKFDPDNQLLKNYDESNSNLHAAVWVASEPSSSASAPRTRTVIQFTNYPTFLSDGLRTFSGSTGIAKGVICETNELECLPLEIDGETQEMDCTDFSSTCTISCKPGFIYGDGSKSLTLTCQDSLEWDGEVPACQPAKCPELNFDGQPGLMHCTGNGYLDKCTFVCESLKKLKGPKTRTCMGDKTWSDIHPTCEDVVCQAIDFPADQGTFDCTDGNNYGSYCSFYCKSGLRRWGAKKVVCLWKGEWSEEPPTCKKYDPKCPAAHKHSSCPETNCAVNADCNDDKKICCPTKCGTSVCWDLPKRTISKVFWIY
- the LOC120344408 gene encoding P-selectin-like isoform X1 codes for the protein MKYRGVCLVLLFGFFTCPVIRAEHPCRVAGGIIRNKKCFWIILETLNAIQSEDKCSEFTSTPANIYDMNHFDSVIVYGRSLIPEGLNWYIVHLGMKFDPDNQLLKNYDESNSNLHAAVWVASEPSSSASAPRTRTVIQFTNYPTFLSDGLRTFSGSTGIAKGVICETNELECLPLEIDGETQEMDCTDFSSTCTISCKPGFIYGDGSKSLTLTCQDSLEWDGEVPACQPAKCPELNFDGQPGLMHCTGNGYLDKCTFVCESLKKLKGPKTRTCMGDKTWSDIHPTCEDVVCQAIDFPADQGTFDCTDGNNYGSYCSFYCKSGLRRWGAKKVVCLWKGEWSEEPPTCKKYDPKCPAAHKHSSCPETNCAVNADCNDDKKICCPTKCGTSVCWDLPKRTISKEALFFILFGGMSGNPCPRNCLVNACQVTTCPANLNAQCRTTCNGCRAHFYDFRHAITSQCRCPRNYPPVPNCNQQDCANYRCVTYGQQISYYYDSQFNNPNVQCRMSSCGGCLPQFYNLSGRRINCRQILQITSNPGIPVPNSPTAR
- the LOC120344408 gene encoding uncharacterized protein LOC120344408 isoform X2, giving the protein MKYRGVCLVLLFGFFTCPVIRAEHPCRVAGGIIRNKKCFWIILETLNAIQSEDKCSEFTSTPANIYDMNHFDSVIVYGRSLIPEGLNWYIVHLGMKFDPDNQLLKNYDESNSNLHAAVWVASEPSSSASAPRTRTVIQFTNYPTFLSDGLRTFSGSTGIAKGVICETNELECLPLEIDGETQEMDCTDFSSTCTISCKPGFIYGDGSKSLTLTCQDSLEWDGEVPACQPAKCPELNFDGQPGLMHCTGNGYLDKCTFVCESLKKLKGPKTRTCMGDKTWSDIHPTCEDVVCQAIDFPADQGTFDCTDGNNYGSYCSFYCKSGLRRWGAKKVVCLWKGEWSEEPPTCKKYDPKCPAAHKHSSCPETNCAVNADCNDDKKICCPTKCGTSVCWDLPKRTISKVWNFAVSVIKTIIRRSYFRDDSS